The following coding sequences lie in one Burkholderia cepacia genomic window:
- a CDS encoding oxidative damage protection protein — MARMIQCAKLGKEAEGLDFPPLPGELGKRIYESVSKEAWQGWLKQQTMLINENRLNMADPRARQYLMKQTEKYFFGDGADQASGYVPPTEG; from the coding sequence ATGGCTCGAATGATTCAATGCGCGAAGCTCGGCAAGGAAGCCGAAGGCCTCGATTTCCCGCCGCTGCCGGGCGAACTCGGCAAGCGCATTTACGAGAGCGTCTCGAAGGAAGCGTGGCAGGGCTGGCTCAAGCAGCAGACGATGCTGATCAACGAAAACCGCCTGAACATGGCCGACCCGCGCGCGCGCCAGTACCTGATGAAGCAGACGGAAAAGTACTTCTTCGGCGACGGCGCGGACCAGGCGTCCGGCTACGTGCCGCCGACGGAAGGCTGA
- a CDS encoding MFS transporter yields MSRPQSPSAAQPQPRPGRAAFAAFVGTTIEWYDFYIYGTAAALVFGKVFFASTMDPGVATLLAFVTFWAGFAARPLGGIVFGHLGDRVGRKTALVITLVMMGLATTGIGLLPGYAQIGVWAPAGLVVLRVLQGIAVGGEWGGAVLIASENAPKHRSILYAAFAQQGSPTGNLLATAAFFALSALPTPSFLMWGWRIPFLLSAVLVIIGMVIRLKLEESADMQRVLARKRTVKLPLRDVVRDHWVVVLLAAGTLPVINVTYFRSTFALSWATKELGYAQGTFLGILSISLVVQFLMQPVGAWFVSKVDMRRAMCWILIPEIVLMPVMFHALATRSYWVAVAGMCISTIPSAMFYGAVGGVLARVFPANIRYTGLSLAYQLSALVVGGGTPVLAQAILNATGSIVGVAVASGFYALVSLACMLALLNRTGYRADELSTAERSDAAEWGTEGGSAESAADGNAQPGEGGALKPAG; encoded by the coding sequence ATGAGCCGTCCGCAATCCCCGTCCGCCGCTCAGCCGCAGCCGCGGCCTGGCCGCGCCGCCTTCGCGGCGTTCGTCGGCACCACGATCGAGTGGTACGACTTCTACATCTACGGCACGGCCGCGGCGCTCGTGTTCGGCAAGGTGTTCTTTGCGAGCACGATGGATCCCGGTGTCGCGACGCTGCTTGCATTCGTCACGTTCTGGGCCGGCTTCGCCGCGCGGCCGCTCGGCGGCATCGTGTTCGGGCATCTCGGCGATCGTGTCGGCCGCAAGACCGCGCTCGTGATCACGCTGGTGATGATGGGGCTGGCGACGACCGGCATCGGCCTGTTGCCCGGCTACGCGCAGATCGGCGTCTGGGCGCCGGCCGGCCTCGTCGTGCTGCGCGTGCTGCAAGGCATCGCGGTCGGCGGTGAGTGGGGCGGCGCGGTGCTGATCGCGAGCGAGAACGCGCCGAAGCATCGCAGCATCCTGTATGCGGCGTTCGCGCAGCAGGGTTCGCCCACCGGCAACCTGCTGGCCACGGCCGCGTTCTTCGCGCTGAGCGCGCTGCCGACACCGTCGTTCCTGATGTGGGGCTGGCGCATTCCGTTCCTGCTGTCGGCCGTGCTCGTGATCATCGGCATGGTGATCCGGCTGAAGCTCGAGGAGTCGGCCGACATGCAGCGCGTGCTCGCGCGCAAGCGCACGGTGAAGCTGCCGTTGCGCGACGTCGTGCGCGATCACTGGGTGGTCGTGCTGCTCGCGGCCGGCACACTGCCCGTGATCAACGTCACGTATTTCCGCAGCACGTTCGCGCTGTCGTGGGCGACGAAGGAACTCGGCTACGCGCAGGGCACGTTCCTCGGCATCCTGTCGATCTCGCTCGTCGTGCAGTTCCTGATGCAGCCGGTCGGCGCGTGGTTCGTGTCGAAGGTCGACATGCGCCGCGCGATGTGCTGGATCCTGATTCCGGAAATCGTGCTGATGCCCGTGATGTTCCATGCGCTTGCGACGCGTTCGTACTGGGTGGCCGTCGCGGGCATGTGCATCTCGACGATTCCGTCGGCGATGTTCTATGGCGCGGTCGGCGGCGTGCTCGCGCGGGTGTTCCCGGCGAACATCCGCTACACGGGCCTGTCGCTCGCATATCAGCTGAGCGCGCTCGTCGTCGGCGGCGGCACGCCGGTGCTCGCGCAGGCGATCCTCAACGCGACCGGCAGCATCGTCGGCGTCGCGGTCGCATCGGGGTTCTACGCGCTCGTGTCGCTCGCCTGCATGCTGGCGCTGCTGAATCGCACCGGGTATCGCGCGGACGAACTGTCGACGGCCGAACGCAGCGATGCGGCCGAGTGGGGCACCGAAGGCGGCAGCGCGGAATCCGCGGCTGACGGGAATGCGCAGCCGGGCGAGGGCGGTGCGCTGAAGCCGGCCGGCTGA